From Aptenodytes patagonicus chromosome 1, bAptPat1.pri.cur, whole genome shotgun sequence, one genomic window encodes:
- the LOC143157794 gene encoding cathepsin E-like: MRVILLAVVYIPFTVAVERISLIRFKSIKKQLKEKGELEEFWRNHHPDVFARRYLHCFPADMALSVGTASERLYDYMNAQYYGVVSVGTPPQRFTVVFDTGSSNFWVPSAYCISEACRVHQKFKSFLSDSYEHGGEAFSLQYGTGQLLGIAGKDTLQISNISIKGQDFGESVFEPGTTFALAHFDGVLGLGYPSLAVGNALPVFDSIMNQQLVEEPVFSFYLKRGDDTENGGELILGGIDHSLYKGSIHWVPVTEKSYWQIHLNNIKIQGRVAFCSHGCEAIVDSGTSLITGPSSQIRRLQEYIGASPSHTGEFLVDCRRLSSLPHISFTIGHHEYKLTAEQYIVKESTEDQTFCMSGFQSLDITTRTGPLWILGDVFMSAFYCIFDRGNDRVGFAKAVHRKDYY; encoded by the exons ATGAGGGTGATACTGTTGGCTGTGGTTTACATCCCGTTCACTGTGGCTGTGGAACG AATCTCTCTCATTCGATTCAAATCTATCAagaaacagctgaaggaaaagggagaatTGGAGGAGTTCTGGAGGAATCACCACCCTGACGTTTTTGCCCGGAGGTACCTGCATTGCTTCCCTGCAGATATGGCTTTATCGGTAGGAACTGCTTCAGAAAGGCTGTACGATTACATGAAT GCACAGTACTACGGAGTTGTGAGCGTCGGCACGCCGCCACAGAGGTTCACCGTCGTGTTTGACACCGGCTCCTCCAATTTTTGGGTCCCTTCTGCTTATTGCATCAGTGAAGCATGCA GGGTGCACCAGAAATTTAAGTCCTTTCTGTCGGATTCGTATGAGCATGGAGGGGAAGCTTTCTCCTTGCAGTACGGCACGGGACAGCTTCTGGGCATTGCTGGCAAAGACACGCTGCAG ATAAGTAACATCTCCATCAAGGGACAGGACTTTGGCGAGTCGGTGTTTGAGCCAGGAACAACCTTTGCCCTTGCCCACTTTGATGGCGTGCTGGGCTTGGGCTACCCCTCCTTAGCAGTGGGCAATGCTCTGCCCGTGTTTGACAGCATCATGAACcagcagctggtggaggagcCGGTCTTCTCTTTCTATCTGAAAAG AGGAGATGACACCGAGAATGGTGGTGAGTTGATTCTGGGGGGGATAGACCATTCCCTCTACAAAGGTTCAATCCACTGGGTCCCAGTCACTGAGAAAAGCTACTGGCAAATACACCTGAAcaa caTAAAGATCCAGGGCCGGGTGGCATTTTGCTCGCACGGCTGCGAAGCCATCGTTGACTCAGGCACTTCTCTTATCACCGGCCCCTCTTCACAAATCAGGAGATTACAGGAGTATATTGGGGCAAGCCCATCGCATACTGGAGAG TTTCTCGTAGACTGCAGAAGACTGTCCAGCTTGCCCCACATAAGCTTCACGATCGGACACCATGAGTACAAGCTGACAGCAGAGCAATACATCGTAAAG GAGTCTACTGAAGACCAAACCTTCTGCATGAGCGGCTTTCAGTCTCTCGACATCACCACTCGCACCGGCCCGCTCTGGATTTTAGGAGATGTCTTTATGTCTGCGTTTTACTGCATTTTTGACCGTGGGAATGACAGAGTGGGATTTGCAAAAGCTGTTCATAGGAAGGATTACTACTGA